A region of Deltaproteobacteria bacterium DNA encodes the following proteins:
- a CDS encoding acyl carrier protein gives MTEQTIAQRTNNILVELFELEGEELTPESSLYEELGLDSLDSVDLIVALEKEFGFKVVRSVDEEKIRAIRLLKDLYGFIEEKINQG, from the coding sequence ATGACTGAACAAACGATCGCTCAACGTACCAATAATATTCTCGTTGAACTTTTTGAACTGGAAGGTGAAGAGTTAACTCCCGAATCATCACTTTATGAAGAACTGGGACTGGACAGTCTCGATAGTGTCGACCTTATCGTTGCCCTGGAGAAGGAATTTGGATTCAAGGTTGTAAGAAGCGTTGACGAAGAAAAAATCCGGGCCATAAGACTGCTTAAAGATTTATACGGTTTCATCGAAGAAAAAATTAATCAGGGCTAG
- a CDS encoding NAD(P)/FAD-dependent oxidoreductase, with translation HAFYLERYTGSPGGASYGLKQSVQEMKLGPVTSILGLYLAGQSILMPGIMGASISGLIGASNIIGMESLWNEVRKCR, from the coding sequence CACGCCTTTTACCTTGAGAGATATACGGGTTCCCCCGGGGGCGCATCTTATGGATTAAAACAGTCTGTACAGGAGATGAAGCTTGGCCCTGTCACATCCATTCTGGGCCTTTATCTGGCAGGCCAGAGTATTCTCATGCCGGGCATTATGGGAGCATCTATTTCGGGACTCATCGGCGCTTCTAATATAATAGGCATGGAGTCCCTTTGGAATGAGGTTAGAAAATGTCGCTAA
- a CDS encoding beta-ketoacyl-[acyl-carrier-protein] synthase family protein produces the protein MSLRRVLITGSGTVSPFGLGREALINGLYSGSSAVTSLKEQWNDKISDLNCWVGAPLKEKLPLKSIGRKFRRTMGNTAIMGVLAAKEAIENSAVSDNIFQSGRCGVSFSSTTGSTHSLSSFFKEYYDKASLKNVSSGLFFQVMSHTTAANVAHAFNITGRVISPDAACSSSAQAIGLGFEAIKHGIQDVMLCGGSDELDAIVCGTFDLLNATSYRYNDHPEKTPRPFDANRDGTVCGEGAGCLVLEAEESALSREAPILAEVIGFSTLSDGSHLAQPHSESIVKCIEGALHNAGIAPGDVDYINAHATGTLLGDAAEAEAINKVFGDKAVPVSSLKGHMGHTLGASGVLELAASLAMMERGKLVPSLNFELAGEGCREIDCFKSVREGEINIIMKNSFAFGGINVVLILRRYKKDND, from the coding sequence ATGTCGCTAAGAAGAGTCCTTATTACAGGAAGCGGTACCGTCTCCCCCTTCGGACTGGGAAGGGAAGCCCTCATAAATGGCCTCTATTCAGGTTCATCAGCCGTCACATCGCTTAAAGAGCAGTGGAATGATAAAATAAGCGACCTCAACTGCTGGGTAGGCGCTCCCTTAAAAGAAAAGCTTCCCCTGAAAAGTATTGGCCGTAAATTCAGAAGAACCATGGGTAATACGGCCATTATGGGCGTTTTGGCAGCAAAAGAAGCGATAGAGAACTCGGCCGTAAGCGACAATATCTTTCAATCAGGCAGATGTGGCGTCAGTTTTTCATCAACCACAGGGAGCACACACTCCTTATCCAGTTTTTTTAAAGAATATTATGATAAGGCTTCCCTGAAAAATGTCTCATCGGGGCTTTTTTTCCAGGTAATGAGCCATACGACGGCAGCGAATGTGGCCCATGCCTTCAATATTACGGGGAGAGTCATATCACCTGACGCAGCCTGTTCTTCCTCGGCTCAGGCCATTGGTCTCGGCTTCGAAGCGATCAAGCATGGAATTCAGGACGTTATGCTCTGTGGCGGGTCAGATGAACTTGATGCGATTGTCTGCGGCACTTTTGACTTGCTTAACGCTACTTCATACAGATACAATGACCATCCTGAAAAAACACCGAGACCTTTTGATGCAAATCGTGATGGCACTGTCTGCGGTGAAGGTGCAGGCTGCCTGGTTCTCGAAGCTGAAGAATCTGCTTTATCGAGGGAAGCGCCCATACTTGCCGAAGTAATCGGCTTTTCAACTCTCTCTGACGGTTCACACCTTGCCCAGCCTCACAGTGAATCGATCGTAAAGTGTATTGAAGGGGCCCTTCATAATGCAGGCATTGCACCGGGAGACGTTGACTATATTAATGCCCATGCCACAGGGACCCTTCTTGGTGATGCAGCAGAAGCGGAAGCGATCAATAAGGTTTTTGGCGATAAGGCCGTTCCCGTAAGCAGCTTAAAAGGACACATGGGACATACTCTGGGGGCCAGTGGCGTTCTGGAACTGGCCGCTTCACTTGCCATGATGGAAAGAGGTAAACTTGTTCCGAGCCTGAACTTTGAACTTGCAGGGGAAGGATGCCGGGAAATAGACTGTTTTAAATCGGTCAGGGAGGGTGAAATAAATATTATTATGAAAAATAGTTTTGCCTTTGGCGGTATCAATGTTGTGTTAATTTTGAGGAGGTATAAGAAAGATAATGACTGA
- a CDS encoding 1-acyl-sn-glycerol-3-phosphate acyltransferase, with the protein MNYLLYPLNGIYLLYLLLGTSLFACSLPLYYLIYKMVNGGRTDDALRYYNYLYGSFLIRISWPLLRVKRLGEENIPKGKPCVIVVNHRSTADIFLAPLYTTKNTIVFVRSWPFKIWMFKWFMKGAGYVDIERTPLNEFNKIKGKDLAAGGAAFLFYPEGHRSRDGKLQRFQSGAFITAAGLNIPVLPVCLTGTEKFLPMKQHLVRPATVKVEILPPVFPSSLPEEKRALKLRRHIENIFKEHLNEK; encoded by the coding sequence ATGAATTATCTATTATACCCATTAAACGGCATCTATCTTCTCTATCTTTTATTAGGGACTTCTTTATTTGCCTGCTCTCTCCCCCTCTATTATTTAATCTACAAAATGGTCAATGGAGGAAGAACGGATGACGCGCTAAGATATTATAACTACCTCTACGGCTCATTTCTCATCAGGATTTCCTGGCCTTTGCTTCGTGTAAAGCGGCTGGGGGAAGAGAATATTCCCAAGGGTAAACCTTGCGTAATCGTCGTTAATCACAGGTCCACTGCGGACATATTTCTGGCCCCCCTATATACGACGAAGAACACCATCGTCTTTGTACGCTCATGGCCTTTTAAAATATGGATGTTTAAATGGTTTATGAAAGGCGCCGGTTACGTCGATATTGAAAGAACACCGTTGAATGAATTTAACAAAATAAAAGGAAAGGACCTTGCCGCCGGAGGAGCCGCCTTTCTCTTTTATCCCGAAGGACACCGTTCACGTGACGGAAAGCTTCAGCGATTTCAGTCAGGCGCCTTTATTACGGCTGCCGGCCTCAATATTCCCGTCCTTCCCGTTTGTCTGACAGGAACGGAAAAGTTTCTGCCAATGAAGCAACATCTCGTAAGACCTGCTACGGTTAAAGTGGAAATCCTCCCGCCTGTATTCCCTTCTTCCCTGCCCGAAGAAAAAAGGGCCTTAAAATTGAGAAGGCATATCGAAAATATTTTCAAGGAACATCTCAATGAAAAATAA